In Paracoccaceae bacterium Fryx2, a single genomic region encodes these proteins:
- a CDS encoding MgtC/SapB family protein, with translation MNELILRFGVALAIGLLVGLERGWRERDEPDGSRTAGIRTYGITGLLGGVFAAVAMQMDAPYVFAIGFVGFAAVFGWFQAHEAEHDASFSVTAAVSGLCVFALGGLAVAGDFRAAAAGGAALAGLLASRNALHELLKRLTWPELRSALILAVMTAIVLPLLPNRTIDPWNGLNPWEIWFFTVLTAAISFLGYVAFRFLGPTRGFLVGALTGALVSSTAVTIAFAHTARSGGNARALSGGAALAAMISVLRVTVVVALLAPSVFIFIAPEALAAGATFGLCGLALLSRGGSEAEGTLPPNPFSLGPLLLFALLLAVVSTASAAVTSRFGDLGAVASSGLAGTFDVDVAVLSAIRQLGQAVPPETVGTAVLAGLLANAGGRLSMAIVAGPPRYWWPLIGATALAAGAGLLAHAVVPF, from the coding sequence ATGAACGAGTTGATACTGCGGTTCGGCGTGGCGCTCGCCATCGGCCTGCTGGTCGGGCTGGAACGCGGCTGGCGCGAGCGCGACGAACCCGACGGCAGCCGTACGGCCGGCATCCGCACCTATGGCATCACCGGGCTGCTGGGCGGCGTGTTCGCGGCCGTCGCCATGCAGATGGACGCGCCCTATGTCTTTGCCATCGGCTTTGTCGGCTTCGCCGCCGTGTTCGGCTGGTTTCAGGCGCATGAGGCGGAACACGATGCCTCTTTCAGCGTTACGGCGGCGGTGTCGGGCCTCTGTGTCTTTGCCCTTGGCGGGCTGGCGGTTGCGGGCGACTTCCGCGCCGCAGCGGCCGGCGGGGCGGCGTTGGCGGGTCTGCTGGCCAGCCGGAATGCGCTGCACGAGCTGCTGAAGCGCCTGACATGGCCGGAGCTGCGCTCGGCGCTGATCCTGGCGGTGATGACTGCGATCGTGCTGCCGCTGCTGCCGAACCGCACCATCGACCCGTGGAACGGGCTGAACCCGTGGGAAATCTGGTTCTTTACGGTGCTGACGGCGGCGATCTCGTTTCTCGGCTATGTTGCCTTCCGCTTTCTGGGGCCGACGCGGGGGTTTCTGGTCGGGGCGCTGACCGGGGCGCTGGTTTCCTCGACCGCCGTTACCATCGCCTTCGCCCACACCGCCCGATCCGGCGGCAATGCGCGTGCCCTGTCAGGCGGGGCGGCACTGGCGGCGATGATTTCGGTGTTGCGCGTCACGGTCGTGGTGGCGCTGCTCGCCCCTTCGGTGTTCATCTTCATCGCGCCCGAGGCGCTGGCGGCGGGTGCGACCTTCGGCCTGTGCGGTCTGGCCCTGCTGTCGCGTGGCGGAAGCGAGGCCGAGGGCACGCTGCCGCCCAACCCGTTCTCGCTTGGGCCCCTGCTGCTGTTCGCGCTTCTGCTGGCGGTTGTCTCGACGGCCAGCGCCGCCGTGACCAGCCGGTTCGGTGACCTCGGAGCGGTGGCAAGTTCCGGGCTGGCGGGGACGTTCGATGTGGATGTGGCCGTGCTGTCCGCCATCCGCCAGCTCGGCCAAGCGGTGCCGCCGGAGACGGTGGGCACGGCCGTGCTGGCCGGCCTTCTGGCAAATGCCGGCGGGCGCCTGTCGATGGCCATCGTCGCCGGGCCGCCGCGCTACTGGTGGCCGCTGATCGGCGCGACGGCACTGGCGGCGGGGGCCGGGCTGCTGGCCCATGCCGTCGTGCCGTTCTGA
- a CDS encoding twin-arginine translocase TatA/TatE family subunit: MFHNIGPMGLVVIALVVLVLFGRGRVASLMGEVGNGISGFRREVRKADEAVEGSRIAVAQTETAAEKRG, encoded by the coding sequence ATGTTCCACAATATCGGCCCGATGGGCCTTGTCGTCATCGCACTCGTCGTTCTGGTGCTGTTCGGGCGGGGCAGGGTCGCCTCGCTGATGGGCGAGGTCGGCAACGGCATCTCGGGTTTCCGGCGCGAGGTGCGCAAGGCCGACGAAGCGGTCGAGGGTTCGCGCATCGCCGTCGCCCAGACCGAGACCGCTGCCGAAAAGCGCGGCTGA
- a CDS encoding c-type cytochrome — protein MRNRLAWLIGAAVLNPMAALSQGPIDPDMLAKGHALFQTNCMVCHKAEGEGRPPLFPALKGNQNLSDPYLIVHNVHHGQNNMPPFAVLTDAEIAAVATYVRNAWDNTFGGVTVEEVTEMRADLDPTGPVRSIWDGVYTQAQADRGKSVFGSPCGTCHGKRLNGVAEDMDMASAPPLAREKFLRVWDGRSLGILFSYAKSTMPQSNPGFLPDEDYVAMIAYMLETSGAPPGTTELPVDVEGMGRIVISPKS, from the coding sequence ATGCGAAACCGTCTTGCCTGGCTGATCGGTGCGGCCGTGCTGAACCCGATGGCAGCCCTGTCGCAAGGGCCAATCGACCCGGACATGCTTGCAAAGGGCCACGCGCTTTTCCAGACCAACTGCATGGTCTGCCACAAGGCCGAAGGCGAGGGCAGACCGCCGCTGTTTCCAGCCCTGAAGGGCAACCAGAACCTCTCCGACCCCTATCTGATCGTGCACAACGTCCACCACGGGCAAAACAACATGCCCCCCTTCGCCGTGCTGACTGACGCAGAGATCGCGGCCGTGGCAACCTATGTCCGCAACGCGTGGGACAACACCTTTGGCGGCGTGACCGTCGAGGAGGTCACCGAGATGCGCGCCGACCTTGATCCGACCGGGCCGGTGCGCTCGATCTGGGACGGCGTCTATACCCAGGCGCAGGCCGACCGCGGCAAGTCGGTGTTCGGCAGCCCCTGCGGCACCTGCCACGGCAAGCGGCTGAACGGCGTCGCAGAAGACATGGACATGGCCAGCGCGCCGCCGCTGGCACGCGAAAAGTTCCTGCGGGTCTGGGATGGCCGCTCGCTGGGGATCCTGTTCTCCTACGCCAAATCGACCATGCCGCAAAGCAACCCCGGCTTCCTGCCCGACGAGGATTATGTGGCGATGATCGCCTACATGCTGGAAACCAGCGGCGCCCCGCCCGGCACGACCGAGCTTCCGGTCGATGTAGAGGGCATGGGGCGCATCGTGATCAGTCCGAAGTCATGA
- a CDS encoding FAD-dependent oxidoreductase has product MVAPGAVLAQAAGSAGADMHWDYEVDVVIAGGGCAGITAAIRARDAGVSVLVVDQNFDLGGRMLHSGSYLSLGGGDAIQKRDMAGLPDAEGFITVPPTEEPAELDDSIDLLFTDVTDWSVVDAKAQSPYRYNERELMRAWAENCPPTREFLMANYVRFTRISGTHGGGGLSRARAPYCFLMLGDVTDIKAGTITAEDAGVANDERTSPMAPVQMEDASAFVGPNALRNGVALARPLEFSAREKGVQFILHRKFTDIIRAEPFSGRVLGIRATYSPRINPESGERLESFWQNGNVDDRRPTISIRARKAVILASGGHAGNPEVRSMFYPAFRDPAFPTSGSALQGPGGQDASALKAALRVGANMAGMQQNLSYPTTYHIASRLGTRDAYTDMMPGHPAFVFRGSAGLGVGNAGYEEFIAVNQVGKRFFNEVRLPKRPGGNRYPGDGAAPGQGMAHTPLDWRNCSAAWIKQSYTYDHGLDAALAINEGSKPPHYFSGPIWAIFDQDTVERTGWELRFPYVNEKNGYYFKCDTIEELARMIYEGHPYSRVPLSYLTETVTAWNGYVDTGIDPDFEREKDAPMHKIARPPFYALSIMPVWHDSYGGLRVNGRQQVIDMDGLVIPGLYAGGEAVGGFNKHGLGKGHVHGFIAGTNAAREPV; this is encoded by the coding sequence ATGGTGGCCCCCGGTGCGGTGCTGGCGCAGGCGGCAGGTTCTGCCGGTGCCGACATGCACTGGGATTACGAGGTGGATGTGGTGATCGCGGGCGGTGGCTGCGCGGGCATCACGGCCGCCATCCGGGCACGCGACGCCGGTGTTTCGGTGCTGGTCGTGGACCAGAACTTCGATCTGGGCGGGCGGATGCTGCACTCGGGGTCGTATCTGTCGTTGGGAGGCGGCGATGCGATCCAGAAGCGCGACATGGCAGGGCTGCCCGACGCCGAAGGCTTCATCACCGTGCCCCCGACCGAAGAGCCCGCCGAACTGGATGACAGCATCGACCTGCTGTTCACCGATGTCACCGACTGGTCGGTCGTTGATGCCAAGGCGCAAAGCCCCTACCGCTACAATGAACGCGAGCTGATGCGCGCCTGGGCCGAGAACTGCCCGCCGACCCGTGAATTCCTGATGGCGAACTATGTCCGTTTCACCCGGATCAGCGGCACGCATGGCGGCGGCGGCCTGTCACGGGCACGCGCGCCCTATTGCTTCCTGATGCTGGGCGACGTGACCGACATCAAGGCGGGCACCATCACCGCCGAGGATGCGGGCGTGGCGAACGACGAACGCACCAGCCCGATGGCCCCGGTGCAGATGGAGGACGCCTCGGCCTTCGTCGGCCCCAACGCGCTGCGCAACGGCGTGGCCCTCGCCCGCCCGCTGGAGTTTTCGGCCCGCGAGAAGGGGGTTCAGTTCATCCTGCACCGCAAGTTCACCGACATCATCCGTGCGGAACCCTTCTCGGGCCGGGTGCTGGGCATCCGCGCCACCTATTCGCCGCGCATCAACCCGGAGTCGGGCGAAAGGCTGGAAAGCTTCTGGCAGAACGGCAACGTCGATGACCGGCGGCCGACGATTTCGATCCGGGCGCGCAAGGCGGTGATTCTGGCCAGTGGCGGCCATGCCGGCAACCCCGAGGTGCGCAGCATGTTCTATCCGGCGTTCCGCGACCCGGCGTTCCCGACCTCGGGTTCGGCCTTGCAAGGCCCCGGCGGGCAGGATGCCAGTGCGCTGAAGGCGGCGCTCCGTGTCGGGGCGAACATGGCGGGGATGCAGCAGAACCTGTCCTACCCCACCACCTACCACATCGCCTCGCGGCTTGGCACGCGCGACGCCTACACCGACATGATGCCGGGCCACCCCGCCTTCGTGTTTCGCGGGTCTGCCGGTCTGGGCGTCGGCAACGCGGGGTATGAGGAGTTCATCGCCGTCAACCAGGTCGGCAAGCGTTTCTTCAACGAGGTGCGCCTGCCCAAGCGCCCCGGCGGCAACCGCTATCCCGGCGACGGCGCGGCCCCCGGGCAGGGGATGGCCCACACCCCGCTCGACTGGCGCAACTGCAGCGCGGCGTGGATCAAGCAAAGCTATACCTACGACCACGGGCTTGATGCGGCGCTGGCGATCAACGAAGGCTCCAAGCCGCCGCATTACTTTTCGGGGCCGATCTGGGCGATCTTCGACCAGGATACGGTCGAGCGCACCGGATGGGAGCTGCGCTTCCCCTATGTGAACGAGAAGAACGGGTACTACTTCAAGTGCGACACCATCGAGGAACTGGCCCGGATGATCTACGAGGGCCACCCCTATTCTCGGGTTCCACTGAGCTACCTGACGGAAACCGTCACTGCCTGGAACGGCTATGTCGACACCGGGATCGACCCCGACTTCGAACGCGAGAAAGACGCGCCGATGCACAAGATCGCCCGGCCGCCCTTCTATGCCCTGTCGATCATGCCGGTGTGGCATGACAGCTACGGCGGCCTGCGCGTCAACGGCCGCCAGCAGGTGATCGACATGGATGGACTGGTGATCCCCGGCCTCTATGCGGGCGGCGAGGCGGTGGGCGGCTTCAACAAGCACGGGCTCGGCAAGGGCCATGTGCACGGCTTCATCGCCGGAACCAATGCCGCGCGGGAGCCTGTCTGA
- a CDS encoding substrate-binding domain-containing protein: protein MLTRKNRASSDLRLQLEKAELDFVVGCGLEASERIHVIDLIENRFVFASAPDGESPDTPIALRDALQSNLIFYGEKSVSWRAARDAAEATRQPLNGEQHVTSIDLWRSLLRQGVGTSITPFGAIAEEVARGEIAVREIADQPIFRRIGIACPIELAAEAWAGVFVDVIVDLVLTGHSRTGTHYRGLDWTW, encoded by the coding sequence TTGTTAACCCGCAAAAATCGTGCGTCCAGCGACCTGCGCCTTCAACTGGAAAAGGCCGAGCTGGATTTCGTGGTGGGCTGCGGGCTGGAAGCCTCGGAAAGGATTCATGTCATCGACCTGATCGAGAATCGCTTCGTCTTTGCCTCTGCGCCCGACGGCGAATCCCCGGATACCCCGATTGCCCTGCGGGACGCGCTGCAATCCAACCTGATCTTCTATGGCGAGAAAAGCGTCAGCTGGCGGGCCGCGCGCGATGCCGCCGAGGCGACCCGGCAGCCGCTGAACGGCGAACAGCACGTCACGTCGATCGACCTGTGGCGGTCGTTGCTGCGTCAGGGTGTCGGCACGTCGATCACGCCCTTCGGGGCCATCGCGGAAGAGGTGGCGCGGGGCGAGATCGCCGTCCGCGAAATTGCGGACCAGCCGATCTTCCGCCGGATCGGCATCGCCTGCCCGATCGAGCTTGCAGCCGAAGCCTGGGCCGGCGTCTTTGTCGACGTGATCGTCGATCTGGTGCTGACCGGGCATTCCCGCACCGGCACCCATTATCGCGGCCTGGACTGGACATGGTGA
- a CDS encoding EAL domain-containing protein, producing the protein MTPERDPEDPSAPHPGFAAMVPCEQLADVVEALPDAVVVRDGTSRLMFANSLYRALYPEFESSLVEGSTLEENLRSAIGAGLFPQAAGREEAWIAERLQEFYAAGPMREICLPDGRWLRQIDIKTAQGLHVGLRLDITERRAQYAWLEAANEALNASLAARDAAEKRVSNIIDGAGVGTWEWSVDTGENIVNARWAEMLGYDIAELQPLTIDVWHRLMHPDDWERAAATLDRVFGREVPQFDCELRLHHKAGHWVWVHSRGRVVTWAADGSAAMMAGVDLDITDRKSLEKALHAERDLLARLAETSISGIIAFNDGGEIVFANKEAERILALDEARICGRTYDDPRFRVEAIDGGVFLPEEMPYALVKQTGKPVRDIRQAIVWPDGQRRILSSNAAPLGMVGADAQVVCTFTDITAQILAEQALKDAARDAGHMANHDALTGLPNRWRFQELLGLALSASVENHGCTALIFLDLDNFKNINDSLGHDKGDMLLRQVAGRLISVLRQTDTLARLGGDEFIVLLPGSDRQDALQVTHRLLEVMKHPFDLAGQTVFLTSSFGITVAPEDGTAEAELIKNADIAMYRAKATGRNQYAVFNADLREHISRNSRIIQAMQRGLREHRFRLVLQPQFSLDGTMRMIGAEALLRWKDPDLGEISPAEFIPLAEDVGLARTIDLHVVELLSNLLRRCRKAGLRVPVSFNLSAGSFRGKRFAEVLLGEFARLGIAPSEVHVEITETALMAHTETTRENIARLHAAGIYTSLDDFGTGYSSLSALQRLRLNELKIDQSFVSSLFQDIDGSSAIVKAILVMAQALDMNTIAEGVETVAQLDWLRNHGCNAAQGYLLGLPQEIDDFTAAACADKVTRIS; encoded by the coding sequence GTGACCCCGGAGCGCGACCCCGAAGACCCGTCTGCGCCGCACCCCGGCTTTGCCGCGATGGTGCCATGCGAGCAACTGGCGGATGTTGTCGAGGCGCTTCCCGACGCGGTGGTGGTGCGTGACGGCACCAGTCGGCTGATGTTCGCAAACAGCCTGTATCGGGCGCTTTATCCGGAATTCGAGTCCAGCCTCGTCGAGGGTTCGACGCTGGAGGAGAACCTGCGTTCCGCAATCGGCGCGGGGCTGTTCCCCCAGGCTGCCGGCCGCGAGGAGGCGTGGATCGCCGAACGGCTGCAGGAATTCTATGCGGCGGGGCCGATGCGCGAGATTTGCCTGCCCGATGGCCGATGGCTGCGCCAGATTGATATCAAGACGGCACAGGGCCTGCACGTCGGGCTGCGTCTCGACATCACGGAACGCCGCGCCCAGTATGCCTGGCTGGAGGCCGCCAACGAGGCGTTGAATGCCAGCCTAGCGGCGCGCGACGCGGCGGAAAAGCGGGTATCGAACATCATCGACGGGGCCGGGGTCGGAACCTGGGAATGGAGCGTGGACACCGGCGAGAACATCGTCAACGCTCGCTGGGCGGAAATGCTGGGCTATGACATCGCGGAGTTGCAGCCGCTGACCATCGACGTGTGGCACCGGCTGATGCATCCCGATGACTGGGAGCGTGCCGCGGCGACGCTGGATCGGGTGTTTGGCCGTGAGGTGCCGCAGTTCGACTGCGAATTGCGGCTGCATCACAAGGCGGGGCATTGGGTCTGGGTGCATTCGCGCGGCCGGGTGGTGACCTGGGCAGCCGACGGATCGGCGGCGATGATGGCGGGGGTGGACCTCGACATCACCGACCGCAAGAGCCTTGAAAAGGCCCTGCACGCCGAACGGGATCTTCTGGCCCGCCTGGCCGAGACCAGCATCTCGGGCATCATCGCCTTCAACGACGGCGGCGAGATCGTCTTTGCCAACAAGGAGGCCGAGCGGATCCTGGCCCTTGACGAGGCCCGGATCTGCGGGCGGACCTACGACGATCCGCGCTTCAGGGTCGAGGCGATCGACGGCGGTGTATTCCTGCCCGAAGAAATGCCCTATGCCCTGGTGAAACAGACAGGAAAGCCGGTGCGCGACATCCGGCAGGCGATCGTCTGGCCGGACGGCCAGCGCCGCATCCTGTCTTCGAACGCGGCACCGCTCGGGATGGTCGGGGCCGATGCGCAGGTGGTCTGCACCTTCACCGACATCACCGCCCAGATACTGGCCGAACAGGCGCTGAAGGATGCGGCACGCGATGCCGGCCACATGGCCAACCATGATGCCCTTACCGGGCTGCCGAACCGCTGGCGCTTTCAGGAACTGCTGGGTCTGGCCCTAAGCGCCAGCGTCGAAAACCACGGCTGCACGGCACTTATCTTTCTCGACCTCGACAACTTCAAGAACATCAACGACAGCCTTGGTCACGACAAGGGCGACATGCTGCTGCGTCAGGTTGCAGGCCGGCTGATATCGGTTCTGCGCCAGACCGACACGCTGGCGCGGCTTGGCGGCGACGAATTCATCGTGCTGCTGCCGGGTTCCGACCGGCAGGATGCGCTGCAGGTCACCCACCGCCTGCTGGAGGTGATGAAGCATCCGTTCGACCTGGCGGGGCAGACCGTGTTCCTGACCTCCAGCTTCGGCATCACCGTGGCCCCCGAAGACGGCACCGCGGAAGCCGAGCTGATCAAGAACGCCGATATTGCCATGTATCGCGCCAAGGCGACCGGGCGAAACCAGTATGCCGTGTTCAACGCCGACCTGCGCGAGCACATTTCGCGCAACAGCCGGATCATCCAGGCGATGCAGCGCGGCCTGCGCGAACACCGCTTCCGTCTGGTGCTGCAGCCGCAGTTCAGCCTCGACGGAACCATGCGGATGATCGGGGCAGAGGCGTTGCTGCGCTGGAAAGACCCCGACCTGGGCGAGATCAGCCCGGCGGAATTCATTCCGCTGGCGGAAGATGTCGGTCTGGCGCGGACCATCGACCTTCATGTGGTCGAGTTGCTGAGCAACCTGCTGCGCCGCTGTCGCAAGGCGGGCCTGCGCGTGCCGGTGTCGTTCAACCTGTCGGCGGGCAGCTTTCGGGGCAAGCGTTTCGCGGAAGTGCTGCTGGGCGAATTCGCGCGGCTTGGCATCGCCCCTTCGGAGGTGCATGTCGAGATCACCGAAACCGCGCTTATGGCCCATACCGAGACCACGCGCGAGAACATCGCGAGGCTTCATGCCGCCGGGATCTACACGTCGCTGGACGATTTCGGCACCGGCTATTCCTCGCTGAGCGCGCTGCAACGCCTGCGGCTGAACGAGCTGAAGATCGACCAGAGCTTCGTCAGTTCGCTGTTTCAGGACATCGACGGCAGTTCGGCCATCGTTAAGGCGATTCTGGTCATGGCTCAGGCACTGGACATGAACACCATCGCCGAAGGTGTCGAAACCGTCGCGCAACTGGATTGGCTGCGCAACCACGGCTGCAATGCGGCGCAGGGCTACCTGCTTGGCCTCCCGCAGGAGATCGACGATTTCACGGCCGCCGCCTGCGCCGACAAGGTCACCCGCATATCGTGA
- a CDS encoding sugar phosphate isomerase/epimerase, which yields MMKGFGVHTSMWTMTWDRAGAERAVAEAARHGMDFLEVALLNPAGVDAPHTRALLERHELAGVCSLGLPERAWASVRPDAAVEFLKLALDKTAEMGCLALTGVTYGGIGQRTGLPPTEAEYDNVARVLDAAARHAGGLGLQFGIEPVNRYENHLINTGWQAVAMIERIGSDNIFIHLDTYHMNIEEKGIANGILDARAHLKYIHLSESDRGTPGQGTCQWDEVFATLAAIGFDGGLAMESFINMPPEVGFGLSVWRPVAESEAEVMGNGLPFLRGKARQYRLI from the coding sequence ATGATGAAGGGGTTCGGGGTTCACACCAGCATGTGGACGATGACATGGGACCGCGCGGGCGCCGAGCGCGCGGTGGCCGAGGCCGCGCGGCACGGCATGGATTTTCTGGAGGTCGCGCTGCTGAACCCCGCCGGGGTCGATGCGCCGCATACCCGCGCCCTGCTGGAACGGCACGAGCTGGCGGGCGTCTGCTCGCTCGGGCTGCCCGAGCGGGCCTGGGCCTCGGTGCGGCCCGATGCGGCGGTGGAGTTTCTGAAACTGGCACTCGACAAGACCGCCGAAATGGGCTGCCTCGCGCTGACCGGGGTGACCTATGGCGGCATCGGACAGCGCACCGGCCTGCCGCCGACCGAAGCGGAATATGACAACGTCGCCCGGGTTCTGGACGCCGCCGCCCGCCATGCCGGGGGGCTGGGCCTGCAATTCGGCATCGAACCGGTGAACCGCTACGAGAACCATCTGATCAACACCGGCTGGCAGGCGGTGGCGATGATCGAGCGGATCGGGTCGGACAACATCTTCATCCACCTCGATACCTACCACATGAACATCGAGGAAAAGGGCATCGCCAACGGCATTCTGGATGCCCGCGCCCATCTGAAATACATTCACCTGTCGGAATCCGATCGCGGCACCCCCGGTCAGGGCACCTGCCAGTGGGACGAGGTTTTCGCCACGCTGGCCGCCATCGGGTTTGACGGCGGGCTGGCGATGGAAAGCTTCATCAACATGCCGCCCGAGGTCGGTTTCGGCCTGTCGGTCTGGCGCCCGGTGGCCGAAAGCGAGGCCGAGGTGATGGGCAACGGCCTGCCCTTCCTGCGCGGCAAGGCGCGGCAGTATCGGTTGATCTGA
- a CDS encoding sugar-binding domain-containing protein — MTQTGSETDDLLQAAWLYHVGQMSQEEVSRRLGISRFKVLRLLAEARDRGLVRVSIEHETTGTLALADRLAARFALTEAQVAPMPGGITDAAMARRAVGIVAAGFLARIGRGDTGLTIGLGWGRTLAAMAEALTGLRNPGLRFVSLMGSMARTSDTSPFDVCARLAALTGGSAMFLPAPFLADSEADCTVILNQRLVRETLEAARAAQHAIISVGECTPDALLYTSGILTAAEARALRAAKAVADSTGKFFRADGSLAETDLNRRAPSIRLADLRRTDVTLLAAGTAKARATLAVLRAGFVNRVIADEALARALLDLQASEEQGEDA; from the coding sequence ATGACCCAGACCGGCAGCGAAACCGACGACCTTCTGCAGGCGGCCTGGCTCTATCATGTCGGGCAGATGAGCCAGGAGGAGGTCAGCCGCCGTCTGGGCATTTCGCGCTTCAAGGTGCTGCGGCTGCTGGCCGAGGCGCGCGACCGCGGGCTGGTGCGCGTCAGCATCGAGCATGAGACGACCGGCACGCTGGCGCTGGCCGACCGGCTGGCGGCGCGCTTTGCCCTGACCGAGGCGCAGGTGGCGCCGATGCCCGGCGGCATCACCGATGCGGCCATGGCGCGACGTGCGGTGGGCATCGTGGCGGCGGGCTTCCTGGCGCGGATCGGGCGGGGCGACACGGGGCTGACCATCGGGCTTGGCTGGGGCCGCACCCTGGCGGCGATGGCCGAGGCGCTGACCGGGTTGCGCAACCCCGGCCTGCGCTTCGTGTCGCTGATGGGGTCGATGGCGCGCACATCCGACACCAGTCCGTTCGATGTCTGCGCCCGGCTGGCGGCGCTGACCGGCGGTTCCGCGATGTTCCTGCCCGCGCCCTTCCTGGCCGACAGCGAGGCCGACTGCACCGTGATCCTGAACCAGCGGCTCGTGCGCGAAACGCTGGAGGCGGCGCGCGCGGCGCAACATGCCATCATCAGCGTCGGCGAATGCACGCCCGACGCGCTGCTTTACACCAGCGGGATCCTGACGGCGGCCGAAGCCCGGGCGCTGCGCGCGGCGAAGGCGGTGGCCGACAGCACCGGCAAGTTCTTTCGCGCCGACGGCAGTCTGGCGGAAACCGACCTGAACCGCCGCGCGCCCTCGATAAGGCTGGCCGACCTGCGCCGCACCGACGTGACGCTGCTGGCCGCGGGCACGGCCAAGGCGCGGGCGACGCTGGCGGTGCTGCGCGCGGGGTTCGTCAACCGGGTGATCGCCGACGAGGCGCTGGCGCGGGCACTGCTGGACCTGCAGGCCAGCGAAGAACAGGGGGAGGATGCATGA
- a CDS encoding FGGY-family carbohydrate kinase, with the protein MSYVIGIDGGTESLRAHVFDLSGRSRGSGKGAYATAFPEPGQAEQAPDDWWHAAGIAVREAMAASGVAPGQIAAIACDTTSCTVVALDDEGRPLRPALLWMDVRAHREADAVAACGDPALRVNGAGARPVSPEWMIPKALWIARHQPDLWDRAAMIGEYQDYLTLRLTGRWCASLNNATMRWHFQTEHGGWPDSLLERLGLAGLRAKWPRQIVAPGQPLGGLTDDAAQHLGLNPGTLVVQGGADAFIGMIGLGVTQPGDLALITGSSHLHLGVASRSVHAPGVWGTYMDCVYPGRPIIEGGQTSTGSVIAWFKRHFAETTDFDKLNTEAAALPPGAEGLLAVDHFQGNRTPHTDALARGAIIGLTLSHTPAHVYRALVEGVCFGTRLIVETFGDAFAARRIVVAGGATRSPFWLQVHADTLGLPLLVTEETEACALGSAILAATGAGLFASIDDGCAAMVRVARRIDPDAARHAAYAPIHARYLAAYAALKPLRETP; encoded by the coding sequence ATGAGCTATGTGATCGGCATCGACGGCGGCACGGAAAGCTTGCGGGCGCATGTCTTCGATCTGTCGGGGCGGTCGCGCGGGTCGGGCAAGGGGGCCTATGCCACCGCCTTTCCCGAACCGGGGCAGGCCGAACAGGCGCCCGACGACTGGTGGCACGCCGCAGGCATCGCCGTGCGCGAGGCGATGGCGGCCTCGGGCGTCGCCCCCGGCCAGATCGCGGCGATTGCCTGCGACACCACCTCCTGCACCGTGGTGGCACTGGACGACGAGGGCCGCCCCCTGCGCCCTGCGCTGCTGTGGATGGACGTGCGCGCGCACCGCGAGGCCGACGCGGTTGCCGCCTGCGGCGACCCCGCCTTGCGGGTGAACGGCGCGGGTGCGAGGCCGGTGTCGCCGGAATGGATGATCCCCAAGGCGTTGTGGATCGCGCGGCACCAGCCCGACCTGTGGGACCGGGCCGCGATGATCGGCGAGTATCAGGATTACCTGACACTGCGCCTGACCGGGCGGTGGTGCGCCTCGCTGAACAACGCGACGATGCGCTGGCACTTCCAGACCGAACACGGCGGCTGGCCCGACAGCCTGCTGGAAAGGCTGGGGCTGGCCGGGTTGCGCGCGAAATGGCCGCGCCAGATCGTGGCGCCGGGTCAGCCGCTGGGCGGACTGACCGACGACGCCGCGCAGCACCTGGGGCTGAACCCCGGCACATTGGTGGTCCAGGGCGGGGCCGATGCCTTCATCGGCATGATCGGGCTGGGGGTCACCCAACCGGGCGATCTGGCGCTGATCACCGGGTCGTCGCATCTGCATCTGGGGGTGGCCAGCCGGTCGGTTCATGCGCCGGGCGTCTGGGGCACCTACATGGATTGCGTCTATCCCGGCCGCCCGATCATCGAGGGCGGCCAGACATCGACCGGATCGGTGATCGCCTGGTTCAAGCGCCATTTCGCCGAAACCACCGATTTCGACAAGCTGAACACCGAAGCCGCCGCCCTGCCGCCGGGGGCCGAGGGGCTGCTGGCGGTCGATCATTTCCAGGGCAACCGCACGCCGCACACCGATGCGCTGGCGCGGGGCGCGATCATCGGGCTGACGCTGAGCCACACCCCCGCGCATGTCTACCGCGCGCTGGTCGAGGGCGTGTGCTTCGGCACGAGGCTGATCGTGGAAACCTTCGGCGACGCCTTTGCCGCCCGGCGGATCGTGGTGGCAGGCGGCGCGACCCGATCGCCGTTCTGGTTGCAGGTTCATGCCGACACGCTGGGCCTGCCGCTGCTGGTGACCGAGGAAACCGAGGCCTGCGCGCTGGGGTCGGCCATACTGGCGGCGACCGGGGCGGGGCTGTTCGCCAGCATCGACGACGGTTGCGCCGCCATGGTCCGCGTGGCGCGCCGTATCGACCCCGACGCCGCCCGCCACGCGGCCTACGCCCCCATCCATGCGCGCTATCTGGCCGCCTATGCCGCGCTCAAGCCCCTGAGGGAGACCCCGTGA